A single window of Dendropsophus ebraccatus isolate aDenEbr1 chromosome 5, aDenEbr1.pat, whole genome shotgun sequence DNA harbors:
- the LOC138793397 gene encoding P2Y purinoceptor 2-like, translated as MNNSDIQENSTYRCKFDEDFKYVLLPVSYGIVFCIGLVLNVLSLYMFLFRIKPWNASTTYMFNLAISDTLYVISLPLLVYYYSQGDNWPFGVALCKIVKFLFYTNLYCSIFFLLCISVHRFLGICYPMKSLGWLKIRNARIVSVIVWVVVVAFQSPILYFVTTSANGDNTICHDTSSADLFDDFVVYSSVNLALLFCVPFVIIIVCYIMMVRTLLRPSAASPETSSSKVKSIKMIIIVSFVFTICFLPFHVNRTLYYYFRKLDLDCDTLNAINLAYKVMRPLASANSCFDPILYFLAGQTVRRSIASRNGLTKIKKKFTSYVQENNWSTVTNGNAGDNVSTSSPCPTLITRM; from the coding sequence ATGAATAATTCCGACATACAAGAAAATTCTACCTACAGGTGTAAATTCGATGAGGATTTCAAGTATGTCCTGCTGCCGGTGTCTTACGGGATTGTGTTCTGCATCGGCCTCGTACTCAACGTTTTGTCTCTTTACATGTTTCTTTTCCGGATCAAACCTTGGAATGCGTCCACCACCTACATGTTCAACTTAGCCATCTCGGACACGTTGTACGTCATCTCTCTACCCCTCCTGGTATACTATTACTCTCAAGGTGACAACTGGCCGTTTGGAGTGGCTTTGTGCAAGATTGTCAAATTTTTATTCTACACCAACTTGTACTGTAGCATCTTCTTCCTGCTTTGTATCAGTGTTCACCGATTCCTTGGCATCTGTTACCCTATGAAGTCACTGGGTTGGCTAAAAATTCGAAATGCCCGGATTGTGTCCGTCATTGTCTGGGTGGTAGTAGTGGCCTTCCAGTCTCCTATATTGTACTTTGTGACCACCAGCGCCAATGGGGATAACACAATTTGTCACGACACATCTAGCGCAGATTTATTTGATGATTTTGTGGTATACAGCTCAGTGAACTTGGCCTTACTCTTCTGTGTCCCATTCGTTATTATTATTGTGTGCTACATCATGATGGTCCGAACTCTTCTAAGGCCATCGGCAGCTTCTCCAGAGACCTCCAGTTCCAAGGTGAAGTCCATAAAAATGATCATTATTGTATCGTTCGTCTTTACCATTTGCTTTTTACCCTTTCATGTGAACCGGACCCTTTATTATTACTTTAGAAAGCTAGACCTGGACTGTGATACCCTTAATGCCATTAACTTAGCCTACAAAGTCATGAGGCCACTGGCCAGCGCCAACAGCTGCTTTGACCCAATCTTGTACTTTTTGGCCGGTCAAACTGTTCGAAGAAGTATTGCTTCCAGAAATGGactcacaaaaataaaaaaaaaatttacaagttATGTACAAGAAAATAATTGGAGTACCGTTACGAATGGAAATGCGGGTGACAATGTCTCGACCTCCAGTCCATGTCCGACATTAATCACCAGAATGTGA